In Bradyrhizobium sp. G127, one genomic interval encodes:
- the accB gene encoding acetyl-CoA carboxylase biotin carboxyl carrier protein, protein MASSPKDTSTPKAKPADERELIRELAMLLDETNLTEIEIERAGLRLRVARNISIAAAAPVAYQPAPAAAPGQAPAAAAAPAPADVSKHPGAVPSPMVGTAYRASEPGAKPFVDVGSKVKVGDTLIIIEAMKTMNQIPSTRAGTVTQILVEDGQPVEFGEPLVIIE, encoded by the coding sequence ATGGCCTCTTCGCCGAAAGACACATCTACCCCAAAAGCAAAACCGGCCGATGAGCGCGAGCTCATTCGCGAACTGGCAATGTTGCTCGACGAAACCAATCTCACGGAAATCGAGATCGAACGTGCCGGATTGCGCCTGCGGGTCGCGCGCAACATCAGCATCGCAGCGGCGGCGCCGGTCGCCTACCAGCCCGCACCGGCAGCAGCTCCCGGGCAGGCGCCTGCCGCGGCGGCAGCCCCGGCACCTGCCGATGTCTCCAAGCACCCCGGCGCGGTCCCCTCTCCGATGGTCGGCACGGCATATCGCGCCTCCGAGCCCGGCGCGAAGCCGTTCGTCGATGTCGGCAGCAAGGTGAAAGTCGGCGATACGCTCATCATCATCGAAGCGATGAAGACGATGAACCAGATTCCGTCGACGCGCGCCGGCACGGTCACGCAAATCCTCGTCGAAGACGGCCAGCCCGTCGAATTCGGCGAGCCACTCGTCATCATTGAATAG
- the aroQ gene encoding type II 3-dehydroquinate dehydratase — protein MAKTIYVLNGPNLNLLGTREPETYGRHTLADVEKLCHDSAARFGLTADCRQSNREGELIDFVHEAGAKKAAGIIINAGGYSHTSIALHDALMAVKIPTVEVHVSNIFARESFRHHSFVASAAVATLCGFGIDGYRLAISGLAAKIGAQAQT, from the coding sequence ATGGCAAAGACGATCTACGTGCTCAACGGGCCGAACCTCAATTTGCTCGGCACCCGCGAGCCGGAAACCTATGGCCGTCACACGCTCGCCGACGTGGAAAAACTCTGCCACGACAGCGCCGCACGTTTTGGCCTGACCGCCGATTGCCGCCAGTCGAACCGCGAAGGCGAACTTATCGATTTCGTTCATGAGGCCGGCGCGAAGAAAGCCGCAGGCATCATCATCAACGCGGGCGGTTATTCGCATACCTCGATCGCGCTTCACGACGCGCTCATGGCAGTCAAAATCCCGACTGTGGAAGTTCACGTCTCCAATATCTTTGCGCGTGAGAGTTTCCGTCATCACTCCTTCGTCGCATCGGCCGCCGTGGCCACCTTGTGCGGCTTCGGTATCGACGGCTATCGCCTCGCAATCAGCGGCCTCGCCGCCAAGATCGGCGCCCAGGCCCAAACCTGA
- a CDS encoding DsbA family protein has translation MRSLRFLAPYAFALVIGLPVVSHAQTFTDSQRSEIQKIIKDYLVANPEVLEEMSAELTKRQTAVEVEKHRAAVKRNAEVIFNSPRGVVVGNRSGDVNFVEFFDYNCGYCKRAMNDMLELMKADPKLRVVLKEFPVLGPGSVEAAQVAVAVRMQDPTGKKYLDFHQKLLNSRGQADKARAMAAAKDAGLDMARLEKDIVSPEVSATLNENFKLAEDMGLNGTPSYVIGSDVVVGALGVEGLSKKISEARCGKAAC, from the coding sequence ATGCGCTCGCTTCGCTTTCTTGCTCCCTACGCCTTCGCGCTCGTGATTGGCCTGCCCGTGGTTTCGCATGCGCAGACGTTCACTGACAGCCAGCGCAGCGAAATTCAGAAGATCATCAAGGACTATCTGGTCGCGAACCCCGAAGTGCTTGAGGAAATGTCGGCCGAGCTCACCAAGCGCCAGACGGCGGTGGAAGTTGAAAAGCATCGCGCCGCGGTCAAGCGAAATGCAGAGGTGATCTTCAATTCGCCGCGCGGCGTCGTGGTCGGCAATCGCAGCGGCGACGTCAATTTCGTCGAGTTCTTCGACTACAATTGCGGCTATTGCAAACGTGCGATGAACGACATGCTGGAGCTGATGAAGGCAGATCCCAAGCTGCGCGTCGTGCTGAAGGAATTCCCGGTGTTAGGACCGGGCTCTGTGGAGGCGGCACAGGTCGCAGTTGCGGTTCGCATGCAGGACCCCACCGGCAAGAAGTATCTCGACTTCCACCAGAAGCTGCTGAACAGCCGCGGACAGGCCGACAAGGCTCGCGCGATGGCGGCCGCCAAGGATGCCGGCCTCGACATGGCCCGGCTCGAAAAGGATATCGTCAGCCCCGAGGTCAGCGCCACGCTCAACGAGAACTTCAAGCTCGCCGAAGACATGGGCCTCAACGGCACGCCGAGCTACGTGATCGGCAGCGACGTGGTGGTCGGCGCATTGGGCGTCGAGGGGCTTTCGAAGAAAATCTCCGAGGCCCGCTGCGGCAAGGCGGCGTGCTGA
- a CDS encoding M48 family metalloprotease, with amino-acid sequence MLAASWPVHAQQGGPPLLRDAETEQLLRDYTRPILRAAGLEKQNIQVVIINDPTFNAFVADGRRIFVNYGALRESDTPNQIIGVLAHETGHLAGGHLSKLREQVARAQTQMIIAMLLGLGAAVAGGRAGAGNAGAAAVAAPQAAIMRTMLSYQRQQEENADKAAVKFLNATGQSAKGMYETFKRFSEQSLYASAGADPYNQSHPMPAERVRALQELAQSSPYWDKKDDAALQLRHDMMRAKVSGFMERADTVYRRYPASNDSLPARYARAIAAYRHGDLRNALALIDALIRVQPSNPYFYELRGQALLEGGKPNEAIAPLRKAVQLSGNVPLIEMLLGQALVASENKGYAEEAIKILRAALSREPEAALGYSQLAMAYGRKGDYAEADLASAQAAFLRGDQKTARDLASRAKTRFAIGTPGWVKADDIVNTKPIKN; translated from the coding sequence ATGCTGGCGGCATCATGGCCGGTGCATGCACAACAGGGCGGCCCGCCGCTGCTGCGCGACGCTGAAACCGAGCAGCTCCTGCGTGACTACACTCGTCCGATCCTGCGCGCGGCCGGTCTGGAAAAACAGAACATCCAGGTCGTCATCATCAACGACCCGACGTTCAACGCGTTCGTCGCCGACGGCCGCCGCATTTTCGTGAACTACGGCGCTTTGCGCGAGTCCGACACGCCCAATCAGATCATCGGCGTGCTGGCCCATGAAACAGGCCACCTTGCGGGCGGCCATCTCTCAAAATTGCGCGAGCAGGTTGCACGTGCGCAGACCCAGATGATCATCGCCATGCTGCTCGGTCTGGGAGCTGCGGTTGCGGGCGGGCGAGCCGGCGCCGGAAATGCTGGCGCGGCAGCAGTCGCGGCTCCACAAGCCGCCATCATGCGCACGATGCTCTCCTACCAGAGACAGCAGGAAGAAAACGCCGACAAGGCGGCCGTGAAGTTTCTCAACGCCACGGGGCAGTCCGCCAAGGGAATGTACGAGACCTTCAAGCGGTTTTCGGAGCAATCGCTCTACGCATCAGCCGGTGCTGATCCTTACAACCAGTCCCATCCGATGCCCGCCGAACGCGTGAGGGCCTTACAGGAACTGGCGCAATCGAGTCCCTATTGGGACAAGAAGGACGATGCAGCCTTGCAGCTTCGCCACGACATGATGCGTGCCAAGGTATCGGGCTTCATGGAGCGTGCGGACACCGTCTACCGCCGCTATCCGGCATCGAACGACAGCCTGCCCGCGCGCTACGCCCGCGCCATCGCCGCTTATCGCCACGGCGACCTGCGCAACGCACTGGCCCTGATCGACGCCTTGATCCGCGTCCAGCCCAGCAACCCTTATTTTTACGAGCTGAGGGGACAGGCGCTGCTGGAGGGCGGCAAACCAAATGAGGCCATCGCCCCGCTCCGCAAAGCCGTACAGTTATCAGGCAACGTGCCGCTCATCGAGATGTTACTTGGCCAGGCCTTGGTGGCATCGGAGAATAAGGGCTACGCAGAGGAGGCGATCAAGATTCTACGCGCCGCATTGTCCCGGGAACCGGAAGCCGCGCTTGGATACTCCCAGCTCGCAATGGCTTATGGTCGCAAGGGCGATTACGCGGAAGCCGATCTCGCCTCTGCGCAGGCGGCCTTTTTACGCGGCGACCAGAAGACGGCGCGGGATCTCGCCTCGCGCGCCAAGACGCGGTTCGCCATCGGCACCCCCGGTTGGGTCAAGGCCGACGACATCGTCAACACGAAGCCGATAAAGAATTGA
- a CDS encoding aminotransferase class I/II-fold pyridoxal phosphate-dependent enzyme, producing the protein MVMDVMAAAARIEAAGGNVIHMEVGQPAAPAPKTAIAAARAALDIGKIDYTAAVGIPSLRRRIARHYRETYAQEVDPARIVITTGSSGAFVLAFLSAFEPGDRVAIASPGYPPYRHILHALGCEPVLIETTSEARHALTGEMLLEAHRRTPLKGVLVASPANPTGTMMTREAMADLMAAADSAGIRFVSDEIYHGLDYAFPAVTAAELSPEAIIINSFSKYFCMTGWRVGWIVVPEGLMRSVETLQQNLSISVPTLSQIAAEAAFDGRAEMDVIKHGYEENRRILMEGLPKVGLTEFLPVDGAFYLYADVSKFNPDSFEFAKTMLQQAHVAATPGIDFDPFHGKSFVRFSYSRSTQEITEAVARIARWLGTG; encoded by the coding sequence ATGGTGATGGACGTGATGGCCGCGGCCGCCAGAATCGAGGCCGCGGGGGGAAACGTGATTCACATGGAGGTTGGCCAGCCGGCGGCGCCAGCGCCCAAGACCGCCATCGCTGCGGCTCGCGCGGCGCTCGACATCGGAAAAATCGATTACACGGCCGCGGTCGGCATTCCATCATTGCGCCGGCGAATCGCGCGCCATTATCGCGAGACCTATGCGCAGGAGGTTGATCCCGCGCGCATCGTGATTACCACCGGCTCGTCCGGAGCTTTTGTGCTGGCCTTCCTGTCTGCATTTGAACCTGGCGACCGGGTTGCGATCGCGTCGCCAGGCTATCCGCCATATCGTCATATCCTGCACGCTCTCGGATGCGAGCCGGTCCTGATCGAAACCACCAGCGAGGCGCGGCATGCCCTCACCGGCGAGATGCTGCTGGAGGCGCATCGCAGGACGCCCCTGAAAGGCGTGCTGGTTGCAAGCCCGGCCAATCCGACCGGCACCATGATGACGCGCGAGGCGATGGCGGATCTGATGGCCGCCGCCGACAGTGCCGGCATCCGGTTCGTTTCCGACGAGATCTATCACGGCCTCGACTACGCGTTTCCAGCGGTGACCGCAGCGGAGCTTTCGCCGGAGGCGATCATCATCAATTCGTTCTCGAAATACTTCTGCATGACGGGCTGGCGCGTTGGCTGGATTGTCGTGCCCGAAGGGCTGATGCGTTCGGTCGAAACGCTGCAGCAGAATCTCTCGATTTCTGTGCCGACGCTCTCCCAGATCGCGGCTGAAGCGGCATTCGATGGGCGTGCGGAGATGGACGTCATTAAGCACGGCTACGAGGAAAACCGCCGGATCCTGATGGAAGGGTTGCCGAAAGTCGGGCTGACCGAGTTTCTGCCGGTCGATGGCGCGTTTTATCTCTACGCCGACGTCTCGAAATTCAACCCCGACAGTTTCGAATTCGCCAAGACGATGCTGCAGCAGGCGCATGTGGCGGCGACACCGGGGATCGATTTCGATCCGTTCCACGGGAAATCATTCGTGCGTTTTTCGTATTCGCGCTCGACACAGGAAATCACCGAGGCGGTTGCGCGCATCGCGCGCTGGCTCGGGACCGGTTGA
- a CDS encoding ribonuclease E/G — MPNKMLIDATHPEETRVVVVRGNRVEEFDFESAQRKQLRGNIYLAKVTRVEPSLQAAFIEYGGNRHGFLAFSEIHPDYYQIPVADRQALIEADERAHREAEEESENRSSRRRSRHRNSRRRSSGERVQSEIIEGTGPETEAGAPEADTAQVGDHTPDHPHDDAHVDYEHHADAPEHEEAHEVAAVAPRGDDHQQEHHADDAEHVVAASPEQSAAEAAPPQSSDDHANDGEHNHHDDNESRDSIAAHGDEHQEERHADDADDDGEDDEDGDDAEEDVVESVGGDDVLEEVPERAFRPRRQYKIQEVIKRRQVMLVQVVKEERGNKGAALTTYLSLAGRYAVLMPNTARGGGISRKITSAQDRNRLKDVVQDLDVPEGMGIILRTAGASRTKPEIKRDFEYLIRMWETVRDTTLKSQAPTLVYEEGSLIKRSLRDLYNKEIDEVLVAGEAGYNEARDFMKMLMPTNVRAVKQYRDGQPLFSRMGVESQLDAMFSPTVTLRSGGYIVINQTEALVSIDVNSGRSTREHHIEDTALKTNLEAAEEVARQLRLRDLAGLIVIDFIDMDEKRNNRAVERKMSDCLRQDRARIQVGRISHFGLLEMSRQRIRASVLESSTEPCPHCGGSGHVRSVSSVALQLLRGLEETLMKGPTHNLTVRTRTDVALYVLNHKRGHLRDLENSFKVTLAVIADPTISGQQSFVIDRGEAVHTLEAAKAILAAQVAAFPAAVEDTYEYVEDETFEAEAEFEGDDEEAAETTPAEGAPVAEGEEGPRRKRRRRRRGRGGEAREGAQASDRGDASGIAPLDDAVGEASDSDEGDDESEEQNGEVRAEQEPNGERRPRRRGRRGGRRRRGGNEPGGAEGDQPREGIVSSIADDLGPLPESEVSEAAADLSYPSEPAREERPMVPSPQPVSHPVSTSEDGPAEAPRKRSTVREKVSFFFGDSSKQESAPAPVQTPASSEPAASPEPEAAPEPAPRRAGWWSRRGE, encoded by the coding sequence ATGCCCAACAAAATGCTGATCGATGCCACCCATCCGGAAGAGACCCGGGTGGTTGTGGTGCGCGGAAATCGCGTCGAGGAATTTGATTTCGAGTCTGCGCAGCGCAAGCAACTGCGCGGGAACATCTATCTCGCCAAGGTCACGCGCGTCGAGCCGTCGCTGCAGGCCGCCTTCATCGAGTATGGCGGCAATCGGCATGGCTTTCTCGCCTTCAGCGAAATCCATCCCGACTATTATCAAATCCCGGTTGCCGATCGCCAAGCGCTGATCGAGGCCGACGAGCGCGCGCATCGCGAGGCCGAGGAAGAATCAGAAAACCGTTCCAGCCGCCGCCGGTCCCGCCATCGCAATTCTCGGCGACGCAGCAGCGGCGAGCGGGTGCAGAGCGAGATCATCGAGGGCACCGGCCCGGAGACGGAGGCTGGTGCACCGGAAGCGGATACTGCGCAGGTGGGCGATCACACGCCGGACCATCCCCACGACGACGCGCATGTCGACTACGAACATCATGCCGATGCGCCCGAGCACGAAGAAGCTCATGAGGTCGCGGCGGTGGCTCCGCGTGGCGACGACCACCAGCAAGAACATCACGCCGACGATGCGGAACACGTCGTAGCAGCATCCCCAGAACAATCCGCAGCAGAAGCCGCTCCGCCGCAGTCGTCCGACGACCACGCGAATGACGGCGAACATAACCATCACGACGATAACGAATCTCGCGACAGCATCGCCGCTCACGGCGACGAGCATCAGGAAGAGCGTCACGCCGACGATGCGGATGACGACGGCGAGGACGATGAAGACGGCGACGACGCCGAAGAAGATGTCGTCGAGTCAGTTGGTGGCGACGATGTGCTGGAAGAAGTGCCGGAACGCGCCTTCCGCCCACGCCGTCAGTACAAGATTCAAGAAGTTATCAAGCGCCGCCAGGTGATGCTGGTTCAGGTTGTGAAAGAGGAGCGCGGCAACAAAGGTGCGGCGCTGACGACGTACCTCTCGCTCGCCGGCCGCTATGCGGTGCTGATGCCCAACACGGCGCGCGGCGGCGGCATCAGCCGCAAGATCACCTCGGCGCAGGATCGCAACCGTCTCAAGGACGTGGTGCAGGATCTCGATGTGCCGGAAGGCATGGGGATCATCCTGCGCACGGCGGGCGCCTCGCGCACCAAGCCGGAAATCAAGCGCGATTTCGAGTATCTGATCCGGATGTGGGAAACCGTCCGTGACACCACGCTGAAGTCGCAGGCCCCTACTCTCGTTTACGAGGAAGGCTCGCTGATCAAGCGCTCGCTGCGCGACCTCTACAACAAGGAAATCGACGAAGTCCTGGTCGCCGGCGAGGCCGGTTACAACGAGGCGCGCGACTTCATGAAGATGCTGATGCCGACCAATGTGCGGGCGGTGAAGCAGTACCGGGACGGCCAGCCGCTGTTCTCGCGCATGGGCGTCGAGAGCCAGCTCGACGCGATGTTCTCGCCGACGGTGACGTTGCGATCCGGCGGTTACATCGTCATCAACCAGACCGAAGCGCTGGTTTCGATCGACGTCAACTCGGGCCGGTCCACGCGCGAACATCACATCGAGGACACCGCGCTCAAGACCAATCTTGAAGCAGCCGAGGAAGTCGCACGGCAGCTCCGTCTGCGCGATCTCGCGGGTTTGATCGTCATCGACTTCATCGACATGGACGAGAAGCGCAACAACCGCGCCGTCGAACGCAAGATGAGCGATTGCCTGCGGCAGGATCGCGCGCGCATCCAGGTCGGCCGGATCTCGCATTTCGGCCTGCTCGAAATGTCGCGCCAGCGCATCCGTGCCAGCGTGCTGGAAAGCTCCACCGAGCCCTGCCCGCATTGCGGCGGCTCCGGACATGTCCGCTCGGTTTCATCCGTCGCCCTGCAACTGCTGCGCGGCCTGGAAGAAACCCTGATGAAGGGGCCGACCCACAATCTCACCGTGCGCACGCGGACCGATGTCGCGCTCTATGTGCTGAACCACAAGCGTGGCCATCTGCGCGATCTTGAAAACAGCTTTAAGGTCACGCTCGCCGTGATCGCCGATCCGACCATCAGCGGTCAACAGTCCTTCGTCATCGATCGTGGCGAAGCCGTGCATACGCTGGAAGCTGCCAAGGCAATCCTAGCGGCACAGGTCGCAGCCTTCCCTGCTGCCGTGGAAGACACCTACGAGTACGTGGAAGACGAAACATTCGAAGCCGAGGCGGAGTTCGAAGGCGACGACGAGGAAGCGGCCGAGACGACACCTGCGGAAGGTGCCCCCGTCGCTGAAGGCGAGGAAGGTCCGCGCCGCAAACGCCGCCGCCGGCGGCGTGGGCGTGGCGGAGAAGCCCGCGAAGGCGCGCAGGCTTCCGATCGGGGCGACGCGTCGGGGATTGCGCCGCTGGATGACGCCGTCGGCGAAGCCAGTGACAGCGATGAAGGCGACGACGAGTCCGAGGAACAAAACGGCGAAGTTCGCGCTGAACAGGAGCCGAATGGCGAACGCCGTCCGCGCCGCCGTGGCCGCCGTGGGGGACGTCGCCGGCGTGGGGGCAACGAACCTGGCGGGGCCGAAGGCGACCAGCCTCGTGAAGGAATCGTCTCGTCGATTGCTGACGACCTGGGACCTTTGCCGGAATCCGAGGTGAGTGAAGCAGCCGCCGATCTGTCGTATCCGTCCGAGCCGGCTCGCGAGGAGCGCCCGATGGTGCCTTCTCCGCAACCGGTCTCACATCCCGTCTCCACATCCGAAGATGGGCCTGCGGAAGCTCCGCGGAAACGGTCCACCGTTCGCGAGAAGGTGAGCTTCTTCTTTGGCGACAGTTCAAAGCAGGAATCCGCCCCGGCTCCGGTTCAGACACCGGCGTCGAGCGAGCCTGCCGCTTCGCCAGAGCCTGAAGCCGCTCCCGAGCCGGCGCCGCGCCGGGCTGGCTGGTGGTCGCGCCGCGGCGAGTAA
- a CDS encoding N-acetylmuramoyl-L-alanine amidase, which yields MVPAAAVAVESQRPQLAVAAAFPVASDVRVAGDDRQTRFILDLDRKIDARAFVLGDPYRVVVDIPQVTFNLPAGSGTAGRGLIRAFRYGLVMPGGSRVVFDLSGPAKIEKSYVMEAANGQPARLVVELAAVERSAFRPSHPGDEPPQLRPAIVADVSGTAMETTGSAKTGKTVDPRPVVVIDPGHGGVDNGTQAATGESEKSLVLDFAKALRDRIEKSGKFRVVMTRDDDTFVPLGDRVKIARTNMAALFVSIHADALPKREGDAQGATIYTLSEKASDAEAEKLAEAENKADAIAGINLTEEPAEVADILIDLTQRETRTFSSRFAKMLATEMKTVARMHKHPLKSAGFKVLKAHDVPSVLVELGYVSNKDDLQHLVSESWRSRTVGSVAQAVDAFLGKRVVSASPSN from the coding sequence ATGGTGCCGGCTGCGGCGGTCGCGGTCGAATCCCAGCGACCACAGCTCGCGGTTGCGGCGGCCTTTCCAGTCGCCTCCGACGTGCGGGTCGCGGGCGACGATAGGCAGACGCGTTTTATTCTCGATCTCGATCGCAAGATTGACGCCCGCGCGTTCGTGCTCGGCGATCCTTATCGCGTGGTCGTGGATATTCCCCAAGTGACCTTCAATCTTCCCGCCGGTTCGGGAACGGCTGGGCGGGGATTGATCCGCGCCTTCCGCTACGGGCTTGTCATGCCGGGCGGTTCACGGGTTGTTTTCGATCTGAGCGGTCCGGCGAAGATCGAAAAGTCCTATGTGATGGAGGCTGCGAACGGGCAGCCGGCCCGGCTCGTTGTTGAACTGGCCGCGGTTGAACGCTCGGCCTTCAGGCCATCGCATCCCGGGGACGAGCCACCGCAATTGCGGCCAGCTATCGTTGCCGACGTAAGCGGAACGGCTATGGAGACGACGGGCAGCGCCAAAACCGGAAAAACCGTCGATCCGCGTCCGGTTGTCGTGATCGACCCGGGTCATGGTGGCGTGGACAACGGGACCCAGGCCGCCACGGGCGAGAGCGAAAAGTCGCTGGTGCTGGATTTCGCCAAGGCGCTGCGGGACAGAATAGAGAAGAGCGGCAAGTTTCGCGTGGTGATGACACGTGACGATGACACTTTCGTCCCGCTCGGAGATCGAGTGAAGATCGCGCGCACCAATATGGCGGCGCTGTTCGTCTCCATTCACGCCGACGCACTGCCAAAGCGCGAAGGGGACGCACAAGGCGCCACGATCTATACGCTTTCAGAGAAGGCTTCCGACGCCGAAGCCGAAAAGCTCGCCGAGGCCGAGAACAAGGCCGATGCCATTGCCGGCATCAACCTGACTGAGGAACCGGCAGAGGTCGCGGATATCCTGATCGATCTGACGCAGCGGGAGACGCGAACGTTTTCAAGCCGTTTCGCAAAAATGCTCGCCACCGAAATGAAGACCGTGGCGCGGATGCACAAGCATCCGCTGAAATCGGCAGGCTTCAAGGTTCTCAAAGCCCATGACGTTCCTTCGGTCCTCGTCGAACTGGGCTATGTGTCCAACAAGGACGACCTCCAGCATCTTGTCTCGGAAAGCTGGCGGTCGCGTACAGTCGGGTCGGTCGCGCAGGCGGTGGACGCCTTCCTCGGCAAGCGCGTGGTTTCCGCCAGCCCCTCCAACTGA